DNA from Stutzerimonas decontaminans:
GGATTTCCACGGCTGTGGCACGGTCCTAACCGTCGACAGGAAGACCACGTCGAACTCCATGCCCTGGAACGAGTCCACCGTACCGATACGTAGTCGCTTGTCATTGTCACCGAGTGTGCCGAGCTGCTGCCTGATGTATTCGGCTTGCGCCCTGTAGAAGGAAATCACCCCGAAGGTTAAGTCCTTGCCAGCCTCGCAATTCATCCATGCGAGTAGCTGGCGGACGATCAAAGTGGCCTCGATCTGCCGAATCCAGCTGGTTCCGCTGCGTTGGTGCTTGCCTTTCTCCACGGGTACCGCCAGCCACGCGGCGGGTTTGCCTCCGGTGTCGGGGAGGGCGTGGGCAAAATCGCTTGGAGGCCTTCCGGAGTCGAACTTCTCGGAAGGGTCGAAGCGCTCGTAGAAATTGCGGCTGATGAAGTCGCCCAGCAGCTCATGCATGCGGTATTGCCTGTCCAGTGTGACCCGACGAGTGATTTTGTCGCCTTCCTCCAGGGTCTTCAGGCGCTCCGAGAACAGGTAGTGAAACATCGATTTTTTTAGCCAATCGGTTTCCGACGGGCCGTTTTCGCCGTCTTCCATCCGGCGTGCGACCTCGTCATCGATAATATGCGGCAACTGGCGGTGGTCGCCGACCAGGATGATGCGCCTGCCCTGTGCCATCGGCACCATCAGGTCACGTGGCGAGACGCGTGCGGCTTCGTCGACGATCACATACTCGTACTCCAATTGCTGTTGGTTCAGGTTGGTGTCGCCCCCCCGAATGCCCTTCTGGAATTGCATGCTTCGGTTGACGCTTTGCTGGCACGTTGCGGCGAAAGCGAAGCTGTAGTCGGATACAGCCTCCAGCATGGCGCGAGGATTGTTGTCGAGTTGGGCGAGAAACTCGGCCAGCGCGGCGGATTTCCTGTCGCGGCCCGAGTACCCTTTGAGCTTGATCTGCTCGATTGCGAAGTTTGCCAGGGCGACGATCTCGTCATTGGTTTTTTCGATGCGAAAAACGGGAGGTGCGCTGAAGCGGGTCAGCAACTTCTTCTTCAGTGCTACCAACCGCGGCAGGAAAGACGGGAGGTCATTTTCGTTGCGCCACAGGCTGGCATCGTCCAGCAGCGCAAGGTCCTCGCTGTCCAGCACATCGGAGAGATCGGCCAGCGCGTCGGCGGCGCGTTCGGGACCGTCGTCGGCAAAGCTTTCAGGCCGGCAGCGAAGGCGACGCACCACGTCGAGCCACTGGTGGTTGGCGTCATTGAGCTTTTCTTCCAGGCACAGTTTCTTCTGCAGGTTCTCGGCTTGACGTACCCGCTCCTCGCCCAGGACCGTAATGCCGAGCGCTGCGATCCGACCTGCAAGGCGGGCGCCGAGTACCCGTGTCGGCGTCTGGTTGTATTGCAGGTACAGGTGCCTGATTTCCGTTTCTTGCTCGATTTCGGCGATCTGTGGGTTTCGTTCACGCAATTCGGTAGCGAGTTTTCCACACCAACCATCGAGCTGTTCCTCGAAGAAGCTGGCGTTCTCCGTAGCTGCATTGGCGCGCTTGCCGAATTTTGGAACGGGGAGGCTGTTGAGCGACAGGCGTTCGATCATGTTCTCGACCGCGTCGTGCTGGAACCCTGTCAGCAGCACCTGGCCCCTTATGGTGGCGCCACGCTTGTCCGCCATTTCATTCAAGCGCTCGAGAATGGCAGCGATGACCGTGGTCTTGCCGGTTCCGGGAGGTCCCTGGATAAGGGCAATGTCCGGCGTTTCCAAGGCACAGCTTATGGCATCTAGCTGTTTTGGCGTGGGCGTGCTCTTGAAGACCTTGTTCAGGACGAACGCCGTCAGCGGCTCCACAGGTGACGGCCTACGAGTCTGAGTAATGACGCCTTTTTCCTCGATCAGCGGTCCGAGCTGGGGATTGGCTGCCCGGCCTTCGAGAATCAACCGGCGCGCCACCAGGCGG
Protein-coding regions in this window:
- a CDS encoding DEAD/DEAH box helicase; translation: MKFQDIPADILSIRVRLADHCTQDWRDQAVYSIEYDLSRPGEFDLRLKDAMIAVQTVTAIDNRRLNAELAIGRALLAQLANRAADGSMELQIAFFSGPCLEMGELEIGVDEYAEKAMAGLERRRNGLKGEPLYKLLERRFCFRQGDSDFFFLTAGPAIDEILKLDPVQEEETAAGGDDIDLAPDPESQAGQDAMPGDTQPARSEQPTRNNSFCISGDGLRFVATETPLPQGKSIFLTTRLTKARKHPDRALRLVRGKLHFADWSRTGHIRLLAKAQMTALTQTHVSYLRKWDEFGDLEGELLLEKARQVGVLHVAGAVENRDGTVAVRVAQASEAALKALDKGQVGELRSVEELPDYLLDPALLFKDFASGIERSADNPPSSPQDEPQANPKHYEVIEFDKASNTLKLKTERLPEKSGMLILSLAGEVAQIKRRLVARRLILEGRAANPQLGPLIEEKGVITQTRRPSPVEPLTAFVLNKVFKSTPTPKQLDAISCALETPDIALIQGPPGTGKTTVIAAILERLNEMADKRGATIRGQVLLTGFQHDAVENMIERLSLNSLPVPKFGKRANAATENASFFEEQLDGWCGKLATELRERNPQIAEIEQETEIRHLYLQYNQTPTRVLGARLAGRIAALGITVLGEERVRQAENLQKKLCLEEKLNDANHQWLDVVRRLRCRPESFADDGPERAADALADLSDVLDSEDLALLDDASLWRNENDLPSFLPRLVALKKKLLTRFSAPPVFRIEKTNDEIVALANFAIEQIKLKGYSGRDRKSAALAEFLAQLDNNPRAMLEAVSDYSFAFAATCQQSVNRSMQFQKGIRGGDTNLNQQQLEYEYVIVDEAARVSPRDLMVPMAQGRRIILVGDHRQLPHIIDDEVARRMEDGENGPSETDWLKKSMFHYLFSERLKTLEEGDKITRRVTLDRQYRMHELLGDFISRNFYERFDPSEKFDSGRPPSDFAHALPDTGGKPAAWLAVPVEKGKHQRSGTSWIRQIEATLIVRQLLAWMNCEAGKDLTFGVISFYRAQAEYIRQQLGTLGDNDKRLRIGTVDSFQGMEFDVVFLSTVRTVPQPWKSATDDREKQAQSLFGHLCLYNRLNVSMSRQKKLLVVVGDPGLLEGDLAAEFIPGLVDFYKLCREQGVVLEC